One Bombilactobacillus folatiphilus genomic window, CGCATGCGCCTTTTGGTATCGGTCCGCGCCAAATTTTGGATAAAATTGTGACATTAGCGCATCAATACGGTTTTACTGCGCAAGTTGTCAATGATGCGGTGGCTTATGTACAGTGGGGTGCGGATCCGCGGAATTATCAAGCAATTGTAGGGCATTTGGATGTTGTGGCAGCAGGTGATCATTGGACTAGTGCACCATTTGAATTGACCCAGGTTCAGCAAATGCTATATGGGCGTGGGGTTTTGGATAATAAGGGTCCTAGTTTTGCCTGTTTATACGGGATGAAAATTTTAAAAGAGTTGGGCGTCCAGCCTAAACGGACAATTCGCTTGCTTTTTGGTTCGAACGAAGAAAGCGGCAGTCATGATATTGCTCGTTATCTAGCGCAAGAAGCCGCGCCAAGCTTTGGTTTTACGCCAGATTGCAAATTTCCAGTTGTTTATGGTGAACGGGGAATTGTAAATTATCAAATTACGACGGATTTTGCAGGCGCAGACTTGCAGCCACTGTCCACCATTAGCGGCAATCAAGCCAGTGATCATGTGCCTGATGAGCTTCAGGTGCAAGTCAATGGGCAGTTATTAACTATTCATGGGCAAAGGTCACCGAGTAATGCGCCGGAATTAGGTCAAAATGCCATTACTTATTTAGCCAAGCGGATCAATGATCAACAATTGGTGACGGGAGCTTTAGCAGACTATTTTCAGTGGCTGGAGCGGTCTTTTCATGAAAAACATTTTGGTCAAGGGCTGGGGTTGACATTAGAAGATGCAGCTAGTGGCAAATTAATTCAAACGCCGTATAGTTTGCAAAAACAATCGCAGAATTTGATTTTAAAAGTCGCGATGCGTTATCCAGTTTCTTACACGGAACAACAAGTGACAGCTGGCCTCAAAAAAGTTGTTCCACCGAATAGTCAAGTGCAAGTCATTC contains:
- a CDS encoding Sapep family Mn(2+)-dependent dipeptidase; the protein is MFAKDQIRQRIHAQQTTFLTDLRQLIRISSVKSQPQTHAPFGIGPRQILDKIVTLAHQYGFTAQVVNDAVAYVQWGADPRNYQAIVGHLDVVAAGDHWTSAPFELTQVQQMLYGRGVLDNKGPSFACLYGMKILKELGVQPKRTIRLLFGSNEESGSHDIARYLAQEAAPSFGFTPDCKFPVVYGERGIVNYQITTDFAGADLQPLSTISGNQASDHVPDELQVQVNGQLLTIHGQRSPSNAPELGQNAITYLAKRINDQQLVTGALADYFQWLERSFHEKHFGQGLGLTLEDAASGKLIQTPYSLQKQSQNLILKVAMRYPVSYTEQQVTAGLKKVVPPNSQVQVIRSLPSVLHDPTDPRVSQLSQIYQQVTGLDATPVTTTGATYARVMPNIVAFGPSFPGQKGIAHRQDEWMKLSDLLTMMEIYTQAIYTMTR